Proteins co-encoded in one Dendropsophus ebraccatus isolate aDenEbr1 chromosome 9, aDenEbr1.pat, whole genome shotgun sequence genomic window:
- the LOC138801928 gene encoding taste receptor type 2 member 39-like has translation MDPGSPGSVLGLSVLVAEVFVGVFTIIFITSVILYDSYRKKMIDNKAKIRLALKVSSLFFMTVLPYFDIYNVLQPDHSTMPHESPVFTVVIVYCMCSCSWLITLQCFFYFIKIVHFRWVFIRWAKLRISAIVTRQIVVVEVVSLSASLLHLLPYRMTQDSSTNSSYISSTYNTLEEMIVNNYGSYLVLIIVFSLLLLTTTATFVTTAFLRCHIMKMKDTKTTGEVHQYNLVVQKMLRFLFLFSFFNVMMFLYYFSVFKHFTIGYWINLVLVFSFIPTINILQIFETPLLRAAWKEMISYVTRSRGSQ, from the coding sequence ATGGATCCTGGCAGCCCCGGTTCTGTGCTTGGTCTCTCAGTTCTGGTAGCTGAGGTATTTGTTGGTGTGTTCACCATCATCTTTATCACCTCTGTCATCTTATATGATTCTTATAGAAAAAAGATGATAGACAATAAGGCTAAGATCAGGCTTGCTCTGAAAGTGTCCAGTTTGTTTTTCATGACTGTGTTGCCTTACTTTGATATCTACAACGTCTTACAACCCGACCATTCTACGATGCCTCATGAGAGTCCTGTATTTACTGTGGTCattgtgtactgtatgtgctcGTGTTCCTGGCTCATCACCCTCCAATGCTTCTTCTACTTCATTAAGATTGTACACTTCAGATGGGTCTTCATTCGTTGGGCGAAGTTGAGGATCAGCGCCATTGTCACCAGGCAGattgtggtggtggaggtggtatCCCTGAGTGCCAGTCTCTTACATTTACTTCCCTATAGAATGACACAGGACTCTTCCACAAACAGCTCATATATCTCATCTACCTACAATACTCTAGAAGAAATGATTGTCAATAACTATGGGTCCTATCTCGTACTGATTATTGTTTTTTCGCTGCTTCTCTTAACAACAACGGCCACCTTTGTAACCACGGCCTTTCTGAGGTGCCACATAATGAAGATGAAAGACACTAAGACTACCGGAGAGGTCCACCAGTATAACCTTGTGGTCCAGAAGATGCTGCGCTTCCTGTTCCTTTTCTCCTTCTTTAACGTGATGATGTTTCTCTATTATTTTTCGGTTTTCAAACATTTTACTATCGGGTATTGGATCAACCTTGTATTGGTCTTCTCCTTCATTCCAACAATAAATATACTGCAAATCTTTGAGACTCCTCTTCTGAGGGCAGCCTGGAAGGAGATGATAAGTTACGTCACTCGCTCTAGAGGATCCCAGTGA
- the LOC138801929 gene encoding taste receptor type 2 member 2-like translates to MFSVLGTLMLMGVVLDTGISITLNIFIVMVAAKSMKNGRKVFPPDVIHLVMGLVNLLLQCCLSVQSFLFVLYISAMFVREFYIPMTVFILTLTYFSSWLNALLSSYYFATITNFTHQLFLWFRKMISTSLWLLLSLSALDSFIVAVSSIWALNVEIETDSLDNCTGGNSFIKGMLSFHPSYVLVGAILGSFLPFALTLLSILLTFASLIKHVNKIRQKNSGFTRQAHINAIRRMFLLLTICSIFCICQLMLLPSRVGSSYSSLVTISQILMIIFPIADAIVIIQASSKMQQTLVKTFCTCAGKQ, encoded by the coding sequence ATGTTCTCCGTACTCGGGACCCTTATGTTGATGGGCGTTGTCTTGGACACTGGGATTTCGATCACTCTGAACATCTTTATAGTAATGGTGGCTGCCAAAAGCATGAAGAATGGAAGGAAGGTGTTTCCCCCGGACGTCATCCACCTGGTGATGGGACTGGTGAACCTCCTCCTGCAGTGCTGCCTGTCGGTGCAGAGCTTTCTCTTTGTTCTCTACATATCTGCTATGTTTGTTAGGGAGTTTTATATACCAATGACAGTATTTATTCTCACTCTGACGTACTTTAGCTCTTGGCTCAATGCCTTGCTCTCTTCTTACTACTTTGCCACCATCACCAACTTCACACATCAACTCTTTCTTTGGTTCAGGAAGATGATCTCCACCTCCTTGTGGCTCCTGCTCTCTTTGTCAGCTCTTGACTCATTCATCGTTGCTGTCTCATCCATCTGGGCTCTAAATGTAGAAATTGAAACTGATTCTCTTGATAATTGCACTGGGGGAAACTCTTTTATCAAGGGGATGTTGTCTTTTCATCCATCTTATGTACTAGTAGGCGCAATTCTGGGAAGCTTCTTGCCCTTTGCACTTACTCTTCTCTCAATCCTACTGACATTTGCTTCTCTTATAAAACATGTGAATAAAATTAGGCAGAAGAATTCTGGATTTACCCGACAAGCCCACATCAATGCCATCAGGAGAATGTTCCTGTTGTTAACCATTTGTTCTATCTTCTGCATTTGCCAGCTAATGCTTCTCCCATCTAGAGTTGGCTCATCTTACTCTAGTTTGGTCACCATTAGCCAAATCCTAATGATAATATTCCCAATTGCAGATGCCATAGTTATAATCCAAGCGTCCTCTAAAATGCAGCAGACACTTGTGAAGACATTCTGCACTTGTGCTGGAAAACAATGA